A DNA window from Deltaproteobacteria bacterium contains the following coding sequences:
- a CDS encoding AAA family ATPase codes for MYLTSFYSFKGGVGRSMALVNVAVELANRGRAVLVVDFDLEAPGLDTFDVTTPRDPVPGMVDFVSEYLDSGQAPDAARFVSETPADFGDAGGRLWIMPSGRHATYAQRLNQIDWGTLYAERDGYLLFEDLKEQWRQAINPDYVLIDSRTGHTDIGGICTRQLPDAVVILFFPNEQNLRGLTRVVRELRSEAEEPRNKNIELHFVMSNVPDLDDEDRILDDKIKAFQKQLRFRREPLMIHRYDSLSLLNQVVFTKDRPRSRLAQEYVELVREISRRNSNDRDGALDYIHRATGRLRIRGESIQTRDEMLDKIEKAHPTDGEVLYRLAGLREHDGETALAGALASRAIEAGYAEPEVFLQRSRSRAQCNDNVGAEQDALEVLQSHQLPPPIVREAISRIRSQAPERVANAVAVTSLEPHDQMWLADGLDRSFGTMRIAIPIWERLIESAELSPTRREHARLQLILCHIGTGGFSNAMRILEGHDKSIKDMTIQDAFNFGMASWGNTGELTKAAFSHVVELDEAAVTSDKGANYFQCMAIAYWATGDRSEATRYADEAERALDAMRWAFEFSCWRYCRVSAAVFVADLEEIRSLVRGENPPTPPFMNAPERADGSIANHYSG; via the coding sequence ATGTACTTGACCTCCTTCTACTCCTTCAAGGGTGGCGTCGGCCGCTCCATGGCCTTGGTGAACGTGGCCGTGGAACTGGCCAACCGGGGACGCGCCGTGCTTGTCGTGGATTTCGACCTGGAAGCTCCCGGACTTGATACCTTCGACGTCACCACACCACGGGATCCGGTTCCAGGAATGGTTGACTTCGTCAGCGAATACCTGGATTCGGGTCAGGCCCCAGACGCCGCTCGTTTTGTTAGTGAGACGCCCGCCGATTTCGGTGACGCCGGAGGCAGATTGTGGATCATGCCGTCCGGCCGGCACGCAACATACGCGCAACGACTCAATCAGATCGACTGGGGCACGCTCTATGCGGAACGCGACGGCTACCTGCTGTTCGAGGATCTCAAGGAGCAATGGAGACAAGCCATCAACCCCGACTACGTTCTGATCGACTCGCGCACCGGACATACCGACATCGGCGGCATTTGCACCCGCCAGCTTCCAGACGCGGTCGTAATCCTGTTCTTTCCCAACGAACAGAACCTGCGTGGGCTGACACGGGTGGTCCGGGAACTAAGAAGCGAAGCCGAGGAACCGCGCAACAAGAACATCGAACTCCACTTCGTCATGTCGAACGTCCCGGACCTGGACGACGAGGACAGGATTCTCGACGATAAGATCAAGGCGTTCCAAAAGCAACTCCGCTTCCGGCGTGAGCCATTGATGATTCACAGGTACGACAGCCTCTCGTTGCTGAACCAGGTCGTGTTCACAAAGGACCGCCCAAGAAGCCGCCTCGCGCAGGAGTACGTAGAGTTGGTCCGCGAGATCTCCCGACGCAACTCGAACGACCGTGACGGGGCATTGGACTACATACACCGAGCCACGGGCAGACTACGAATCCGGGGCGAGTCCATACAGACAAGAGATGAGATGCTCGATAAAATCGAGAAGGCGCATCCGACCGACGGCGAGGTCCTGTACCGGCTTGCGGGACTCCGCGAACACGACGGTGAAACAGCTTTGGCCGGCGCGCTCGCGTCACGCGCAATCGAAGCAGGATATGCCGAGCCGGAAGTATTTCTGCAACGGTCGCGGAGTCGCGCTCAATGTAACGACAACGTCGGCGCAGAGCAGGACGCCCTGGAAGTGCTGCAATCCCATCAACTTCCTCCCCCCATCGTACGGGAGGCCATATCACGAATAAGGTCACAAGCACCGGAACGAGTCGCCAACGCCGTCGCGGTGACATCGTTGGAACCGCACGACCAGATGTGGCTTGCGGACGGTCTGGACCGTTCTTTCGGGACCATGCGCATCGCCATCCCGATTTGGGAACGGCTCATCGAGAGCGCAGAACTTTCGCCGACCCGGCGCGAGCATGCACGGCTACAGTTGATCCTGTGCCATATCGGAACCGGCGGATTCTCCAATGCCATGAGAATACTTGAAGGTCATGACAAGTCGATCAAGGATATGACCATCCAGGACGCTTTCAATTTTGGGATGGCATCATGGGGCAACACCGGGGAGCTAACGAAAGCAGCCTTCTCACACGTAGTTGAACTGGACGAAGCGGCAGTGACTTCGGACAAGGGCGCCAACTACTTTCAGTGCATGGCAATCGCCTACTGGGCTACCGGCGACCGGAGCGAAGCGACCCGATACGCAGACGAGGCAGAACGTGCGCTCGATGCGATGCGCTGGGCTTTCGAGTTCAGTTGCTGGCGTTACTGTCGCGTGAGTGCCGCCGTCTTCGTTGCGGATTTGGAAGAAATCCGTTCACTTGTCAGAGGCGAGAACCCACCAACGCCGCCGTTCATGAACGCCCCGGAACGGGCGGATGGGTCAATCGCCAACCATTATTCAGGATAA
- a CDS encoding helix-turn-helix domain-containing protein: MDLAKTTPREGSQRNLQCPLCGRDTVTTTMHCHTFDYGTGASAIELTVELPVRRCAPCDYEYLDEVAEDLEHEAVCKHFGVLAPHEIRRIREDHGMTRAKFAEVTGLGKASLNRWEKGINIQTHAYDRYLRLLALPGMLERLMDIIKPGKSATEATPITGERRFRTLKVSDKLRSDQENFRLLKVA, from the coding sequence ATGGATTTGGCAAAGACGACGCCGAGAGAAGGCAGCCAACGCAATCTTCAGTGCCCATTGTGCGGCAGAGACACGGTGACCACCACCATGCACTGCCATACTTTCGACTATGGGACAGGGGCGTCAGCGATTGAATTGACCGTGGAGTTGCCCGTGCGCCGCTGCGCGCCCTGCGACTACGAGTATCTGGACGAGGTTGCCGAGGACCTGGAACACGAAGCGGTCTGCAAACACTTTGGCGTGCTCGCCCCGCATGAGATCCGCCGCATCAGGGAGGACCACGGGATGACGCGGGCCAAGTTTGCCGAAGTCACGGGCCTGGGAAAAGCGTCGCTGAATCGCTGGGAAAAGGGCATCAACATCCAGACCCACGCATACGACAGGTACCTCCGGCTACTGGCATTGCCAGGAATGCTGGAACGCCTCATGGATATCATCAAGCCAGGCAAGTCTGCGACTGAAGCGACGCCGATCACTGGCGAACGACGGTTTCGGACGTTGAAGGTCTCCGACAAGTTGCGCAGCGACCAAGAAAACTTCAGGTTGCTTAAGGTGGCCTGA
- a CDS encoding xanthine dehydrogenase family protein subunit M, with protein sequence MVASSFHTTYAMYPAAFDYTVAESLDHAIELLQRSGEGGKLLSGGQSLVPLMKLRLVQPTHVIDIGRVGGLSDVRVDDAAGVVRIGALATHAQVGASAVVREKLPLMTEAAGVIGDAQVRGWGTLGGALAEADPAGDWGPVVQALEGQVECTGPSGVRVVDAAAFFVDAYTTVLADDEVVTELHVPVPSGGSAWAYLKMERRAGDFAVASVAVQFELDGAGNCTKAGVALGAAGLTPIKAGAAEEALRGQTLSPEVVEAAAERVMEAASPLADVRGSSDYKRAVCGALFKKAVDVALRRRQGENVKGGHVR encoded by the coding sequence TTGGTCGCGTCGTCGTTCCATACCACCTACGCCATGTACCCCGCCGCCTTCGATTACACCGTCGCTGAATCCTTGGATCACGCCATCGAACTCCTCCAGCGTTCGGGGGAGGGGGGCAAGCTGTTGTCCGGCGGGCAGAGTCTCGTACCGCTGATGAAGCTGCGGCTGGTGCAGCCGACCCATGTCATCGACATCGGGCGCGTCGGCGGGTTGTCGGACGTGCGCGTCGACGACGCGGCTGGGGTGGTGCGCATCGGCGCGCTGGCCACCCACGCGCAGGTGGGCGCCTCCGCGGTCGTCCGGGAGAAGCTGCCGCTGATGACGGAAGCGGCGGGGGTCATCGGTGACGCGCAGGTGAGGGGCTGGGGGACCTTGGGTGGGGCGTTGGCGGAGGCGGACCCGGCGGGGGACTGGGGTCCGGTGGTTCAGGCGTTGGAGGGTCAGGTGGAGTGCACCGGGCCGTCGGGCGTCCGGGTGGTGGATGCGGCGGCGTTCTTCGTGGACGCCTATACGACGGTGCTGGCGGACGACGAGGTGGTTACCGAGCTTCACGTGCCCGTGCCGTCAGGTGGCAGCGCGTGGGCCTATCTCAAGATGGAGCGCCGGGCCGGGGATTTCGCGGTGGCCAGCGTGGCGGTGCAGTTCGAGCTGGACGGCGCGGGGAACTGCACGAAGGCCGGCGTGGCGTTGGGGGCGGCGGGTCTGACGCCCATCAAGGCGGGCGCGGCCGAGGAAGCCCTGCGCGGGCAAACGTTGTCTCCGGAGGTGGTGGAGGCCGCGGCCGAGCGAGTCATGGAAGCGGCGAGCCCGCTGGCGGACGTGCGCGGGTCGAGCGACTACAAGCGCGCGGTGTGCGGGGCGTTGTTCAAGAAAGCCGTGGACGTCGCGCTGCGACGCCGTCAGGGCGAGAACGTGAAGGGCGGTCATGTCCGTTAG
- a CDS encoding (2Fe-2S)-binding protein — MSDKAKIRITINGVAHEGEAPPRMLLVDYIRDVVGLKGTRYGCDTSNCGSCTIVMDGRSAKSCTFLAVQADGREVTTIEGLAEGSELNPLQAAFQEAHALQCGFCTSGMVMSAHALLAHNPAPSVDEIREGIIGNLCRCTGYVPVIEAVRLAARRLDPKGGTP; from the coding sequence ATGTCCGATAAGGCGAAGATCCGCATCACCATCAACGGCGTCGCGCACGAGGGCGAGGCCCCGCCGCGCATGCTGCTGGTGGACTATATCCGCGACGTGGTCGGCCTCAAGGGCACGCGTTACGGCTGCGACACCAGCAACTGCGGCTCGTGCACCATCGTCATGGACGGCAGGAGCGCCAAGTCCTGCACCTTCCTGGCGGTGCAGGCGGACGGGCGCGAGGTGACCACCATCGAGGGACTCGCCGAGGGGAGCGAGTTGAATCCGCTGCAGGCGGCCTTTCAGGAGGCGCACGCGCTCCAGTGCGGCTTCTGCACCTCGGGTATGGTCATGTCGGCGCACGCCCTGCTGGCGCACAATCCCGCCCCTTCGGTGGACGAGATACGCGAGGGGATCATCGGCAACCTGTGCCGTTGCACCGGCTACGTGCCCGTGATCGAGGCGGTGCGGTTGGCGGCGCGCCGGCTGGATCCCAAGGGAGGGACCCCATGA
- a CDS encoding xanthine dehydrogenase family protein molybdopterin-binding subunit, protein MSVAPRPPLVGTPVPRKEDPDILRGQARYTFDIELPDMLHVAVYRSPAAHARIRSVDLSKALALPGVVTGLTGEQVRQLGYVNPLSPFPFQSRDPFRRGNPTIKFFDHYCLAWDKVRFVGEPVAAVVATDRYIAEDALDLIEVELDPLPPVVDSATAMEPGSERLYEDWDDNVMLTFRVSGGDVDAAFKEAEVIVSETIHSGRFTGTPIETRAVVADYDASVKTLGLWSTTQIGHAIGTLVENTIALPELKVHVMFRRIGGGYGQKWAFYPEEILVPLLSILTNRPMKWVETRREHMTGTIHAREQTHHIEAAVRRDGTILGVKDRIVANIGAAYPTGGLASIVTTGMFVPGAYQIANYEGQVQGVVTNKTPYGAHRGFGKSEACFVIERMVDRIAANLGLDPVEVRRRNFIPPDAFPYRSVTGPRYDSGRYGEALDRALELLDVDHWRNAQKEAVAAGRYLGIGTCLVIEPSSSTRMGSYNAGYYSVRMRMDPNGKVYVFPGGSDEGQGHATSISQLVGDELQVSFNDVMVVEGDSLACPYGSGSYSSRFSVVGTTAVTLAARALREKITQIASVMLRHPPGGLVFADGKVSVEGRPAEAVSLPEIARVAYFYPFQLPEGMDPGLETLYHFRDPNIEFEADERGRVAMFSSFPYDAEAAVVEVEADTGLLRILKFVSVHDCGNMLNPLIVRGQHVGALAHGFGGALYEELPYSEEGQPLAATFKDYFLPTAMEIPEMVLDHIETPNPFTPGGFKGAGETGTVGPPAVLANAVEDALNPLGIAVRRLPLTPQYLWSLIQEAKGGR, encoded by the coding sequence ATGAGCGTCGCTCCGCGCCCGCCCCTGGTGGGCACTCCGGTCCCGCGCAAGGAGGACCCGGACATCCTCCGGGGTCAGGCGCGCTACACCTTCGACATCGAGTTGCCGGACATGCTGCACGTGGCGGTGTACCGGAGCCCCGCCGCCCACGCGCGCATCCGTAGCGTGGACCTGTCCAAGGCGCTGGCGCTGCCCGGCGTGGTGACCGGGCTGACCGGCGAGCAGGTGCGGCAGTTGGGCTACGTGAATCCGCTGTCGCCGTTCCCGTTCCAGAGCCGGGACCCGTTCCGGCGCGGCAACCCCACCATCAAGTTTTTCGACCACTACTGCCTGGCGTGGGACAAGGTGCGCTTCGTGGGCGAGCCCGTGGCCGCGGTGGTGGCCACGGACCGCTACATCGCCGAGGACGCGCTGGACCTGATCGAAGTGGAACTCGACCCGCTGCCGCCGGTGGTGGACTCGGCCACCGCCATGGAGCCCGGCTCTGAGCGCCTGTACGAGGACTGGGACGACAACGTCATGCTGACGTTCCGGGTGTCCGGCGGCGACGTGGACGCCGCGTTCAAGGAAGCCGAGGTCATCGTCAGCGAGACCATCCACAGCGGCCGTTTCACCGGTACCCCCATAGAGACCCGCGCGGTGGTGGCCGATTACGACGCGAGCGTCAAGACCCTGGGCCTGTGGAGCACGACCCAGATCGGCCACGCCATCGGCACGCTGGTGGAGAACACCATCGCGCTGCCGGAGCTCAAGGTGCACGTGATGTTCCGGCGCATCGGCGGCGGCTACGGACAGAAGTGGGCCTTCTACCCGGAAGAGATCCTGGTGCCGCTGCTGTCGATCCTCACGAACCGCCCGATGAAGTGGGTGGAGACCCGGCGCGAGCACATGACCGGCACCATCCACGCGCGCGAGCAGACCCATCACATCGAGGCGGCGGTGCGCCGGGACGGCACCATCCTGGGGGTCAAGGACCGTATCGTGGCCAACATCGGCGCGGCCTATCCCACCGGCGGGCTGGCCTCCATCGTCACCACAGGCATGTTCGTGCCCGGGGCCTACCAGATCGCCAACTACGAGGGACAGGTCCAAGGGGTGGTGACCAACAAGACGCCTTACGGCGCGCACCGGGGCTTCGGGAAGTCGGAAGCCTGCTTCGTCATCGAGCGCATGGTGGATCGCATCGCCGCGAACCTCGGCCTCGACCCGGTGGAGGTACGCCGGCGCAACTTCATCCCCCCGGATGCCTTCCCCTACCGCTCCGTCACCGGCCCGCGCTACGACAGCGGCCGCTACGGGGAGGCCCTGGACAGGGCGTTGGAGCTGCTGGACGTAGACCACTGGCGCAACGCCCAGAAAGAAGCGGTGGCCGCGGGCCGCTACCTCGGTATCGGCACCTGCCTGGTCATCGAGCCGTCGAGCTCCACGCGCATGGGTTCCTACAACGCCGGCTACTACAGCGTGCGCATGCGCATGGATCCCAACGGCAAGGTCTACGTGTTCCCCGGCGGCAGCGACGAGGGCCAGGGCCACGCCACCTCCATCTCGCAGCTCGTGGGCGACGAGCTGCAGGTGTCGTTCAACGACGTCATGGTGGTGGAAGGAGACAGCCTGGCCTGTCCCTACGGCTCCGGCTCCTACTCCAGCCGCTTCTCGGTGGTGGGTACCACCGCCGTGACGCTGGCGGCGCGGGCGCTACGGGAAAAGATCACCCAGATCGCCTCGGTGATGCTGCGGCACCCGCCGGGCGGGCTGGTGTTCGCCGACGGCAAGGTCTCGGTGGAAGGGCGCCCGGCGGAGGCGGTGTCTCTTCCGGAGATTGCGCGGGTCGCGTATTTCTACCCGTTCCAGTTGCCCGAGGGCATGGACCCGGGGTTGGAGACGCTGTACCACTTCCGCGATCCCAACATCGAGTTCGAGGCGGACGAGCGCGGCCGCGTGGCCATGTTCAGCAGCTTCCCCTACGACGCCGAGGCGGCGGTGGTGGAGGTGGAGGCGGACACCGGGCTGCTCAGGATCCTGAAGTTCGTCTCGGTACACGACTGCGGCAACATGCTCAATCCGCTCATCGTGAGGGGCCAGCACGTGGGCGCCCTGGCCCACGGCTTCGGCGGCGCCCTGTACGAGGAGTTGCCGTACAGCGAGGAAGGGCAGCCGTTGGCGGCCACCTTCAAGGACTATTTCCTGCCCACGGCCATGGAGATTCCCGAGATGGTGCTGGATCACATCGAGACGCCCAACCCGTTCACGCCCGGCGGCTTCAAGGGCGCCGGCGAGACCGGCACGGTGGGGCCCCCGGCGGTGCTGGCCAACGCGGTGGAGGACGCGCTCAACCCCCTGGGCATCGCCGTCCGGCGCCTGCCGCTCACGCCCCAATACCTGTGGTCGCTCATACAGGAGGCCAAGGGAGGCCGGTAG
- a CDS encoding enoyl-CoA hydratase/isomerase family protein, with the protein MSDKVLLEKTGDIAALTLNRPEKGNAVDLELMLALTEKLAEAAADKTLRLMVIEGRGDDFCAGREPDVPRPENAAQFAEALGRIVRVNELLQSFPGISLAVVRGRAFGFGCGVAVQSDVTLAAADARFAFPEIKAGFPPTIVMSYLSRWIHRKKALELVMTGGELSAEEAERQGLVNRVVPADQLEDEKTRWTEMLTGRDLDGLQATKAFFRDTAEWSTGAAAQYGITRLANFFASRR; encoded by the coding sequence ATGTCCGACAAGGTTTTGCTTGAAAAGACGGGCGACATCGCTGCTCTGACCCTGAACCGCCCCGAGAAAGGAAACGCCGTCGACCTGGAGTTGATGTTGGCGCTGACGGAAAAGCTCGCGGAAGCCGCGGCCGACAAGACCCTCCGGCTCATGGTCATCGAGGGCAGGGGAGACGACTTCTGCGCCGGGCGTGAGCCCGACGTCCCGCGCCCGGAGAACGCGGCGCAGTTCGCCGAGGCCCTGGGCCGGATCGTGCGCGTCAACGAGCTTCTGCAATCATTTCCGGGGATCAGCCTCGCGGTGGTACGAGGGAGGGCGTTCGGGTTCGGTTGCGGCGTGGCGGTCCAGAGCGATGTGACCCTGGCCGCGGCCGACGCGCGCTTCGCGTTTCCGGAGATCAAGGCCGGATTCCCGCCCACCATCGTCATGTCCTACCTGAGTCGCTGGATCCACCGGAAGAAGGCCCTGGAGTTGGTGATGACCGGCGGCGAGCTCAGTGCCGAGGAGGCCGAGCGGCAGGGTCTGGTGAACCGGGTGGTGCCGGCGGATCAGTTGGAGGACGAGAAGACGCGTTGGACCGAGATGCTCACGGGCCGGGACCTTGACGGGCTTCAGGCCACCAAGGCGTTTTTCAGGGACACGGCCGAATGGTCCACCGGTGCGGCGGCACAGTACGGCATCACGCGGTTGGCGAATTTCTTTGCGAGCCGGAGATAG